One window of the Tachypleus tridentatus isolate NWPU-2018 chromosome 10, ASM421037v1, whole genome shotgun sequence genome contains the following:
- the LOC143231051 gene encoding thiol S-methyltransferase TMT1A-like has product MVNLNNFVVTYYVVAIVCFILLWALRCKLKTIKQRMFAFFIDRYASQSIEKELVVFKEKLFSHMNTMVSYDSRLKTKGQGVIRVLEIGVGTGVNLKYYPIGCRFICVEPNPYFETYFKKNSEKFRHIEVEQFVTAMAENMAEIPENSVDAVVSTCVLCSVMKIQDVLHEIKRVLVPGGKFLYFEHIGYDRKTWKRFAQRIMEPLFKFMLENCHLTSDTAVSVRKVGFTDVSQSVIDIEGLCFLYRRHVIGIATK; this is encoded by the exons ATGGTGAAcctaaataattttgttgtaactTACTACGTAGTAGCGATCGTATGTTTCATTTTACTGTGGGCGTTGCGTTGCAAACTTAAAACTATAAAGCAACGaatgtttgctttttttattgaTAGGTATGCGTCACAAAGCATAGAGAAGGAGTtagttgtttttaaagaaaaactattttctcATATGAACACGATGGTTTCTTATGATTCACGTTTAAAAACAAAAGGACAAGGTGTGATAAGAGTCTTAGAGATTGGTGTTGGTACTGGtgtaaatctcaaatattatccAATAGGGTGCAGATTCATATGTGTCGAACCTAACCCGTATTTTGAAACCTATTTTAAGAAGAATAGCGAGAAATTTCGACATATTGAAGTGGAACAGTTTGTGACCGCTATGGCAGAAAACATGGCCGAAATACCTGAGAACAGCGTGGACGCCGTCGTGTCAACGTGTGTTTTGTGTTCTGTGATGAAGATTCAGGACGTTCTGCACGAGATCAAGAGAGTACTTGTACct GGAGGAAAATTTCTTTACTTCGAACATATCGGGTATGATCGTAAAACTTGGAAACGTTTCGCTCAGAGGATTATGGAACCGTTATTTAAGTTTATGCTTGAAAACTGTCACCTAACCTCAGATACAGCAGTTTCTGTAAGAAAAGTAGGATTTACCGACGTTTCTCAAAGTGTGATTGACATAGAAGGATTGTGTTTCCTATATCGGCGTCATGTAATTGGTATTGCTACTAAATGA